Proteins encoded within one genomic window of Actinoplanes octamycinicus:
- a CDS encoding polyprenyl synthetase family protein gives MTSPLEVAGLRPRVDKALTDFLAGQRDRLLAIDPALAEVAATLTDFVLGGGKRLRPAFGYWGFRGAGGDDTDEVVAALASLELVQASALIHDDLMDRSDTRRGVPSVHRRFAGLHAGQGWRGSADGFGECAAVLLGDLALVWSDELLHTSGMPWPDLARARPVFDAMRTEVTVGQYLDVLTPVTGDTSLERAGKVAQYKAAKYTVERPLLLGAALAGAGPEVSAAYSAFGLPLGEAFQLRDDVLGVFGDPAQTGKPAGDDLREGKRTYLVASAFGVLGAAERAELDAALGDPGLDDAGVQRLRGLIRDCGALAATEARIEELMAGSLDALDRAPIEEEARAVLHRLADAATRRSV, from the coding sequence GTGACTTCCCCGCTTGAGGTGGCCGGACTGCGGCCGCGTGTCGACAAGGCGCTGACCGACTTCCTGGCCGGGCAGCGCGACCGGCTGCTGGCGATCGACCCGGCGCTGGCCGAGGTGGCCGCCACGCTGACCGATTTCGTGCTGGGCGGCGGGAAGCGGCTGCGGCCGGCGTTCGGCTACTGGGGGTTCCGCGGCGCCGGCGGCGACGACACCGACGAGGTGGTCGCGGCCCTGGCGTCGCTGGAGCTGGTGCAGGCCAGCGCGCTGATCCACGACGATCTGATGGACCGGTCGGACACCCGGCGCGGGGTGCCGTCGGTGCACCGCCGGTTCGCCGGCCTGCACGCCGGGCAGGGCTGGCGTGGCTCCGCGGACGGGTTCGGCGAGTGCGCCGCGGTGCTGCTCGGCGACCTGGCCCTGGTCTGGTCGGACGAGCTGCTGCACACCTCCGGGATGCCCTGGCCCGATCTGGCCCGGGCCCGGCCGGTGTTCGACGCGATGCGCACCGAGGTGACCGTCGGGCAGTACCTGGACGTGCTCACCCCGGTGACCGGGGACACCTCGCTGGAGCGGGCCGGGAAGGTGGCGCAGTACAAGGCGGCCAAGTACACCGTGGAGCGGCCGCTGCTGCTCGGCGCCGCGCTGGCCGGGGCCGGTCCGGAGGTGTCCGCCGCCTACTCGGCGTTCGGGCTGCCGCTGGGTGAGGCGTTCCAGCTGCGCGACGACGTGCTCGGGGTGTTCGGCGATCCGGCGCAGACCGGCAAGCCGGCCGGCGACGACCTGCGCGAGGGCAAGCGGACCTACCTGGTGGCGTCGGCGTTCGGGGTGCTCGGCGCGGCCGAGCGGGCCGAGCTGGACGCGGCGCTCGGCGACCCGGGGCTGGACGACGCCGGGGTGCAGCGGCTGCGCGGGCTGATCCGCGACTGCGGCGCGCTGGCCGCGACCGAGGCCCGGATCGAGGAGCTGATGGCCGGGTCGCTGGACGCGCTCGACCGGGCGCCGATCGAGGAGGAGGCCCGCGCGGTGCTGCACCGGCTGGCCGACGCGGCTACTCGTCGTTCCGTCTAG
- the pknB gene encoding Stk1 family PASTA domain-containing Ser/Thr kinase: protein MDTTVADTLIGTTIDGRYRITGRVARGGMATVYRATDERLARTVALKIIHPSQATNVQFVDRFTDEAKTIARLTHPNVVAVYDQGRHQGLPYLVMEFVQGRTLRDLLAQRGKLSPVESLAILEQMLAAVAAAHRAGLVHRDVKPENVLVAEAPSGGSADLVDAVVKVADFGLARAIEASTVDESGQLMATVAYVAPELVQSGQADARTDVYSAGIVLFEMLTGRVPYDGAEPVEVAWQHVDNDVPAPSTLVPGLPRALDELVARATRRNPAERPTDAGRLLTEVQAVRDGLGTLHVATAMLHQVPGRPGATDATTIVPTVPAADATALVPPVPGGYGPPPGGQRPSWARLPEQGGRSAAPGRRSAPDPHDEGFFADRRRVTLVALIAVIAVVVLGSTWWLTLGRYTDAPNLVNLPRAQAQQVADKEGFGVLFAEPGAYSPTVPKDAVISQNPGPDERVVKGETLTLIISLGPEVHAVPDLTGQEAAAAKGSLEELSLKYKEGKGQYSDTIPEGVVISTSPKSGTELKPGETVTVVLSKGRAPITVPNLVGMNINDARAKLGQLGLQVLERAKDSDEPKDNVLGQTPKPGTGVEKNTEVTLDVSNGPPLVTMPDVNRQPCQQAKGTLEGMGLVVQIGGINPNGTVFAQNPGPNTQLPPQSAVQLQCF, encoded by the coding sequence ATGGACACCACAGTCGCCGATACGTTGATCGGCACAACGATTGACGGGCGCTACCGGATCACCGGTCGCGTCGCCCGTGGTGGCATGGCGACCGTGTACCGGGCCACCGACGAGCGGCTGGCGCGCACCGTCGCGTTGAAGATCATCCACCCGTCCCAGGCCACGAACGTGCAGTTCGTCGACCGGTTCACCGACGAGGCGAAGACGATCGCCCGGCTCACCCACCCCAACGTCGTGGCCGTCTACGACCAGGGGCGCCACCAGGGCCTGCCCTACCTCGTGATGGAGTTCGTGCAGGGCCGCACCCTGCGCGACCTGCTCGCCCAGCGGGGCAAGCTGAGCCCGGTCGAGTCGCTGGCGATCCTGGAGCAAATGCTCGCCGCGGTCGCCGCCGCGCACCGGGCCGGCCTGGTCCACCGCGACGTCAAGCCGGAGAACGTGCTGGTCGCCGAGGCCCCCAGCGGCGGTTCGGCCGACCTGGTGGACGCCGTGGTCAAGGTCGCCGACTTCGGTCTGGCGCGGGCCATCGAGGCGAGCACGGTGGACGAGTCCGGCCAGCTGATGGCGACCGTCGCCTACGTCGCGCCGGAGCTGGTGCAGAGCGGCCAGGCCGATGCCCGCACCGACGTCTACTCGGCCGGCATCGTGCTGTTCGAGATGCTCACCGGCCGGGTGCCCTACGACGGCGCCGAGCCGGTCGAGGTCGCCTGGCAGCACGTGGACAACGACGTGCCGGCCCCGTCGACGCTGGTCCCCGGCCTGCCGCGGGCGCTCGACGAGCTGGTCGCCCGGGCCACCCGGCGCAACCCGGCGGAGCGCCCGACCGACGCCGGCCGGCTGCTCACCGAGGTCCAGGCGGTCCGGGACGGCCTCGGCACGCTGCACGTGGCGACCGCGATGCTGCACCAGGTGCCGGGCCGTCCCGGCGCCACCGACGCCACCACGATCGTGCCGACCGTGCCGGCCGCCGACGCGACCGCGCTGGTCCCGCCGGTGCCCGGTGGCTACGGCCCGCCGCCCGGCGGCCAGCGGCCGTCCTGGGCCCGGCTGCCCGAGCAGGGCGGCCGCAGCGCCGCGCCGGGCCGCCGGTCCGCGCCCGACCCGCATGACGAGGGCTTCTTCGCCGACCGCCGCCGGGTCACCCTGGTCGCGCTGATCGCGGTGATCGCCGTGGTGGTGCTCGGCAGTACCTGGTGGCTCACCCTGGGCCGCTACACCGACGCGCCCAACCTGGTGAACCTGCCGCGGGCGCAGGCGCAGCAGGTGGCCGACAAAGAGGGCTTCGGCGTGCTCTTCGCCGAGCCCGGCGCCTACAGCCCGACCGTCCCCAAGGACGCGGTGATCAGCCAGAACCCGGGTCCGGACGAGCGGGTGGTCAAGGGCGAGACGCTCACCCTGATCATCTCCCTCGGCCCCGAGGTGCACGCGGTGCCCGACCTGACCGGTCAGGAGGCCGCCGCGGCCAAGGGCTCGCTGGAGGAGCTGAGCCTGAAATACAAAGAGGGCAAGGGCCAGTACAGCGACACCATCCCGGAGGGCGTGGTGATCTCCACCTCGCCGAAATCCGGGACCGAGCTCAAGCCGGGCGAGACGGTCACCGTCGTCCTCAGCAAGGGCCGCGCGCCGATCACCGTGCCCAACCTGGTCGGGATGAACATCAACGACGCCCGCGCCAAGCTGGGGCAGCTCGGCCTGCAGGTGCTGGAGCGGGCCAAGGACAGCGACGAGCCGAAGGACAACGTGCTCGGCCAGACGCCGAAACCGGGCACCGGGGTGGAGAAGAACACCGAGGTCACCTTGGACGTGAGCAACGGCCCGCCGCTGGTCACCATGCCGGACGTGAACCGTCAGCCGTGCCAGCAGGCGAAGGGCACGCTGGAGGGGATGGGGCTGGTCGTGCAGATCGGCGGGATCAACCCGAACGGGACCGTCTTCGCCCAGAACCCGGGGCCGAACACCCAGCTTCCCCCGCAGAGCGCGGTGCAGTTGCAGTGCTTCTAG
- a CDS encoding helix-turn-helix domain-containing protein, whose protein sequence is MSEPVITEPAGWINLPDVSEKLGVSISKVNQMIKDGDLLAVRRDGIRLVPEELVANATVLKHLPGVLTVLRDAGYNDEEALRWLYEADPEVGGSPAIALGGPQAREIKRRAQALGF, encoded by the coding sequence GTGAGCGAACCCGTCATCACCGAACCGGCTGGGTGGATCAACCTGCCGGATGTGTCCGAGAAGCTCGGCGTGTCGATCAGCAAGGTCAACCAGATGATCAAGGACGGCGACCTGCTCGCCGTCCGTCGTGACGGCATCCGGCTGGTGCCCGAGGAACTGGTGGCCAACGCCACCGTCCTCAAGCATCTGCCCGGCGTGCTGACCGTGCTCCGCGACGCCGGGTATAACGACGAAGAGGCCCTCCGGTGGCTCTACGAAGCGGATCCGGAGGTCGGTGGCAGCCCCGCGATCGCCCTCGGCGGGCCACAGGCCCGCGAGATCAAGCGGCGGGCCCAGGCGCTCGGTTTCTAG
- a CDS encoding lycopene cyclase domain-containing protein, translating to MTYTTAALLGVLGALVLDLLILRTRLVTRVVFWATYPIIFVFQLISNGILTGRDIVMYDPDAIIGTRLVHAPVEDLLFGFALVLSTLSVWVALGRRGIQRTPTAGSRRNDE from the coding sequence GTGACGTACACCACGGCCGCGCTGCTCGGCGTACTGGGAGCCCTGGTCCTCGATCTGTTGATCCTGCGGACCCGGCTGGTGACCCGGGTCGTCTTCTGGGCGACCTACCCGATCATCTTCGTCTTCCAGCTGATCTCGAACGGCATCCTGACCGGCCGGGACATCGTCATGTACGACCCGGACGCGATCATCGGCACCCGCCTGGTCCACGCGCCGGTGGAGGACCTGCTGTTCGGGTTCGCCCTGGTGCTGAGCACGCTGTCGGTGTGGGTGGCGCTGGGCCGCCGCGGCATCCAGCGCACCCCCACGGCCGGGTCTAGACGGAACGACGAGTAG
- a CDS encoding lycopene cyclase domain-containing protein, whose protein sequence is MRHLSYVLVLAGCLAGALWLEPILRVNVLRRWRRLLLTVLPVAAVFVLWDLGAIAAGHWHFDPAQITGVFLGGGLPLDEVLFFLVVPVCAILGFEAVRAVLRRPAGDE, encoded by the coding sequence ATGCGACATCTCTCGTACGTCCTGGTGCTCGCCGGCTGCCTGGCCGGCGCGCTCTGGCTGGAGCCGATCCTGCGGGTGAACGTGCTGCGCCGGTGGCGCCGGCTGCTGCTGACCGTGCTGCCGGTGGCGGCCGTCTTCGTGCTGTGGGACCTGGGGGCGATCGCCGCCGGGCACTGGCACTTCGACCCGGCGCAGATCACCGGCGTCTTCCTGGGCGGCGGGCTGCCCCTCGACGAGGTGCTGTTCTTCCTGGTCGTGCCGGTCTGCGCGATCCTCGGCTTCGAGGCGGTCCGTGCCGTGCTGCGACGTCCGGCGGGCGACGAGTGA